From Arachis hypogaea cultivar Tifrunner chromosome 3, arahy.Tifrunner.gnm2.J5K5, whole genome shotgun sequence:
GGCACCCGGAATCGGAGGCTTCGGTGGTTTATTCCCTCTCGGTATGCTTCACTACCTGCCATATTGTTCTTCTTCGCGTTTTCTGGTATTCGATATTATtcacctttttcttttttgaatagGTGATTCGTACCTTGTTGCGGGCACGGACGGTGTGGGAACAAAAGTGATGCTTGCTTTTGAAACTGGGATTCATGACACCATTGGTATTGATCTGGTAAAAACAAAAAGGTTTTGCTTTAACTTTTAATTTGGAAATAATAATTTTCATACCAATGCTGCAACAGAATGAGCCTATTGAACCTAGCTTTACGTGAATTATAAGATATCAAGGCGAAATTTGAAAAGGGGTTTTCTGCTGTTTAATCTGCGATCATCAAAATCAGCATCTGattttctttaattctttttttttttaatttttattttggagcttttccttttttttttgttacaagatTTATAGGGTTTTGGTGGCTTTTACAattgagctttttttttttttttttttttggtgtgctGTTACTTGCATAGGTTGCAATGAGTGTGAATGACATTGTTACATCAGGGGCAAAGCCTCTGTTTTTCCTTGATTACTTTGCTACTGGCCACCTTGATGTCGATGTTGCTGAGCAGGTAATGGAATTTGTCATTCCATGGTTTTGTTTCAACTTTTAAAGTGCCATACACTGAGAAAACTgatatgttttcttcttcttcttcaggttATAAAAGGCATTGTTGAGGGCTGTAAGCAATCTGACTGTGCGCTTTTAGGAGGAGAGGTATTATATCTTTTTGCAATTTATTTTATCACTCTGATTAATTCGGTGCTAAGTTATTTTGCCGAGACGTAAACTACAGTAACAGTATATAAGCAACTGGAACTGTATGGTTCTAACAACTATGGCTATACATTGAAGCAGAATCTTGTTTGAGAAGCAATTTGATTAGACATTGCAAACTGTTTTGGCCTTGTGAGATTTATATAGGTTTCATTTAGTAAAAAGGTTCAGATTGTTAGATGAAGTTATGAAAATAGCAAATGCTTCTGATAGAGACCTTGTTCCAAgtgtttttattgatgattgggTTTTGCATATTTGCATGTAGCCCAATGGCTTTATTTGTTCCATGCTCAGCCACCAGCAGACAAAGAGATGATGtgactttttagtttttataattcttctcttgcacttaattaaatttaatataatttttagacTGCAGAAATGCCTGGTCTATACAAGGAAGGTGAGTATGATCTTAGTGGCTGTGCAGTTGGCATTGTGAAGAAAGATTCTGTAATCAATGGGAAGAACATTACTGCTGGTGACGTCCTTATTGGTCTACCATCTAGTGGTGTTCATTCTAATGGTTTCTCACTTGTAAGAAGGTTGGTTTTGAATTGAGAATCCATCAAATTTCACATAATTTTAAGTTACTGAGTTGCGCTAGTATATCTTAACAGAGTGCTTGCTCAAAGTGGTCTTTCATTGAAAGATCAACTTCCTGGTGGTAATGTCACAGTTGCAGAGGCTCTGATGGCCCCAACTTTTATTTACGTTAAACAGGTGATTCATTTTTCTTCGTAGCACACGACAATGATTGTTCTTTCAGTGTGATGCCCCCTTCTGATCTTGGAAGACTTGTCTCTTCGTGAAATAGGTGCTTGACATGGTTAGCAAGGGAGGGGTGAAAGGAATTGCCCACATCACAGGTGGTGGTTTCACAGATAATATACCCCGAATCTTTCCAGAAGGCCTTGGTGCTACTATATACAAAGATTCATGGGATGTGCTTCCAGTGTTTAAGTGGCTTCAGGAGGTaatgcatttttttttctcttatatcctcttctgaaaaaaaaaaataatttattagaaaatatagggtaaagtataatttttgtccctaacgttttttactttttttttcaaaaatacccttGATGTTTAATTTCACCCAATTTTGTTTCTAACGTTATGGATTCATTCAATTTTGTCTTTAACATTTTCGATTTGTGTCAATACTACAtctaaatattttcaattttgtcCTTAATGTTTTAGATGGAGTTAACGTCTAGGGAtaattttgatacaaataaaaaacattaggaacaaaattgaatgaaattaaacgttagagatatttttgaaaagaaaaccaCAAATGTTAGGGCGCACACTTTCCAAAGTTTTGTTTATAAGTTTTATCCATCAGCAATTATACATATTTTAATTTAGACTTAAAATTTCATATACTAAATATATTGATAACCTCTCTCGTTAGGCTGGGAAGATAGAAGACTCAGAGATGAGACGAACTTTTAATATGGGCATAGGGATGGTCTTGGTAGTTAGTCCAGACACAGCTGATAGAATACTTGAGAATAGAAGTGATACAAATAAAATCTACTGCATTGGAGAAGTTACAAATGGCAATGGAGTGTCCTTCAGTTAATCTGATCTTCTTGATCTTGGTTACTCTTCTTGTACCTTTCTAATACTTTCATGGAAAATCTCGGTTATGATATTTCTCTACATAAATGTTATGAAACTTCCACCAATTTTGAGGATGCCATTGTAGTTTAGTTGCTAGTGAAAATAATTGTTGATGTTATTTTAATCTTGCTTTTAGTACACATTATTGAGGGTTAGTTACCCCCTTTTACTTGCAAAGTAGCATAGGGACATGAATCCAGATGTAAACCTATGAATGAACCGTGTTAGATCCCAAATTCCTGATGAGTGTAATGGGAAATATGCTGATTTCATAATGTATTGTAatggatttggatcttctaaagtttgaatttcactttagaaagTAAAATGTGATTTCTCACCAttgattttataggtgggactaaaaataaatatgaaagagaatatATCATCATAATCGGCTTGTAATTATGAAATCTCAATGAAGCATAAAATGAACAAAGTAAatataataaaagtgaaaaaagatTTATAGACTCATTGTTTAAAGTTGCGTTTTAATTCTTTGTCAAATTTATAGTGGATATaagggaaaaataaaatttataaatgatagaaacataattaatttatttaatattaatattactatAATCTTTAAATAAAGTTgaagttttatatatattatgtatggaTAGGAGGAACGGAGGATTGTTCCAAACTTCCgaagttttaaaattattttataccaaAATGGGAATCCAACTTTGATACTTATATTCTTAGGAATATTATGTTCACAAATATTATATTCgagtatgataaaaaaaaattatttgtttagtgTTACCAATGATCTAGAATTATTtgcaatatttttaaaaataaagtagaatacatttattttattatacatatttttgggaataaatttttaatttttaaaacaacttcaatatcaataaaataagaaattcttTGATAAGAAATATAATAATAGATGAATATAAGagcaattttatatttaaatttttattcctttggtataaaaatatttacaattttgttgtgtaaacaaaaaattagtcacttgtataaaatatatattgggaTATAAAATACTCATTAAAAATGTGTgaaacaatatatatttatacagtGATTTGGTGGCTAATATTTAGTACAGGACGAATCCAGAAATATTATCATGGgttaataacatatataatattaaaaaattatgcaaaaaattatataacgTAAAATGTATACAAAAATATATCGTGAGAATAcattttaaagtacaaaaaatatgtatgtattttttattaacgaagtagtcgattcttcgtatcataaaattcatcgataatagagTCTGTATCAAATTTTTcagcaattttttttcaatataattaaaagacaaatagcaaagaattcatctttcattttgtttctgagttattcttcacaatattcataactGAAAAAGATCTCTCAATTGTAATAGTTGAAACAAAGAGAATTAATATCAAATGAATCAAGAAGGACGTtcacaagaaggaaaaaaaatctaCTTTATAGAATTTGaaggattttatttaattaaaaaatattagtaataatatctttttaaattttttaatattgttacttactttttagatattaaaaatcattaatatttaggttagactgaatttttatttatattagactaaatactaaataaattttttaaaaaattaaatcatacttaataatttattactattaatcttttttaaaaaaagttgggGACCGAGACCTCCATTCGCCCCGGTATGTCCGTTCCTGATTTAgtgtacataaaatatttttgaaatactAAATATTCACCCTTATGAATAagaataacattttttattttagaaaaaatatttctaaaaataaattattcgtagaaattaaattttgaaaattttaaataaacataaaaataaaatatttttctagatgtacacaaaaaattaattattaatcagtcATTATATAGAAATATGTATGATTGTTTCATGTAATTTTTTACGATCTTATGGTAAAAAAGTTTGATTATTCTACcatgataaatttaattattttgattactgattatttagttgaaaaatatgtaaattatatgtacAAATACGTGatgattaatttattaaatcatttTTGGTATGCatgtaatatttttaaatattttcatagACAATTTGTGTGAATAAATTGAAATGTTTTTAAACAAAGGTCAGTTTATGAGGTTTCCTTCCGTGGCTTTGTTattcttatgttttttttttttttttttgggataacGAATACTTGGGTAGTTCCATTCAAACAAATGCTTTTGTTTTGGGGGGGTTTTTGGGTTGGTGTTTGTTACCCAGCCTTGATGTATTGTGTTCTTCAGCACAAaggaaaaaataaatcaaaatgaagaagaagcagcgaATGGAGACTTGAGAGAGAGTGACTATCGCATGGTTTGAATCCAAACAAGGGTTTTCCTTCTTTGGAGCCACGTTTTTTCTTGTCTAACGAGTCTTTACTCAGACTCACTGACTCTCTCCGAACAAGCAAATTAGAGAGCAAATTCAGTACTTCAATTCCTTCCCTCCTTCAACGATTCGAGGTTCCTTCTTCTCagctcatctttcaatttctcctCTCAGATTTTATTTGACAGCGAGAAAAAAAGTGTACTAAAGACTTGGAATTGAAGCTGGGAATTATTCACTCCGGAGGTCAATCCAAGTTCCAGATTGAAAGAAGCCATCTTGGGTTCAAAGTTAGAATCTTTCTTCCTTCTCTTGAAATGCATTTGGTAATGCATTTTTATaacttcagatttttttttttctgtaacaGTGGGAGCATCATCTTAACTGGTGGCAATGGTGTTTGAGGACTTTGAACCCATCTTTGCGGAGCCAAAGGTGGACTTTTCAGGTCACAGATCATGTCCTTTGAGCTCCTTTTTGTTGCATGCCTATGCTCCTGATACTTCTCACATTGTGATTCATGTCACTGATTTCCACTCTCACACTTGGGAAGCTCGTTTCTCAGTTCCACTCCTTGAGGACATTGTAAGCATTCTCATCTCACCTGATTCTGCATTCTGATTTGTTCTCTGTTTTTATTGATAAATTTGATCTGTGAATCATACTGCTGTTAAAAAGGAAGAATATTTTGAAACTTTGATGGCCAAAATGCTGCACCCTATGATTTAATTTGGTTAAGAGGTTGATCAAAAGACAAATTGCCTTACTGTGAAACATGGATGCCACGACATTGTAGATCCTAACCCTGATGATTTGTTATTTCTATGTTAAGATTTTTCATTTTACCTTTTGTGCAGAGGGACATCATTGGAATAGGGGGTTCTTGGTCAGAGTTTGTTGACTACTTTGTAGCTTCCCTCAAGTCAGAAGATCTGAAGCTGGTTTTAGAGGCCAATTCAAGCTCTGATGGTAACTAGTGGTTCCTATACGTATACTCTTTGTGCCTTTCCATTGATAGTTTAAAGTAAATAGTATCATACATGTTGTTTTTGTaaagatttatttattcattttgatGCCACTAATTTGTTAATTAGTTACTGAATCCATAGGTTTCGGTGTAAGAGATTATGgtgctatctttttcaaatattggAAAATATATCCTTTGTGGACGCCTTTGACATGTTTGAATTTAAAAGTTTATTGATGCATTGAATAAAGAATGCCATACTATGTGTTTGGGAGTTGTTTTAAGGAATCATACTCCTTGGTGGATACCATAATTTGTCCATCTTATTTATTTCAGGTATTAGTAATGCAAAATTAGTTGCTCAGAAATCAAAAGGAATGCCTCTAATTACCATTCCTCTTACCAAACTCGTGGATTCCACTGCTAATGAAGCTATTTCAAATATATCCTCGAGGCTCTTTAAGGCATATAAAAACATAAAGCGTTCTCTTGTAGAAGGTTAGACCATGCAAGTTCCTTTTTGGTTAGACCTTGATATGTGCTTCAATCGTTCTTGATATGGAGAGTTCAAGTATTATTTAGaagttttagtttatatttttagaatgttcaatttaattttatgtattttgatttttgtttattctTGCTGATCTACCCCTCATTGCCCTTTTTTTGGTGTTATAACAATATAATAGTGCAATCCATTTTTGTCTTCCAAGAATGTTGCTGGACTAAAATTGAATTTATGTGGGTGTGTTGGAATTAACTGTTACTTTTACATGTTGTGCCTCCAGAGCAAGAGCGCACTAGCCGGTTGACAAACATTGTAGAAGCTGAAAAGGTACAATTGCAAAATGTGTCAAAACTTTTAcactataaataattaatttttatatagtttttggttgatttttcaTATCGTAATCTTTGGTTGGGGTTGTGCTGGAAACCAGTTTGGCAATCCTACTTTACAACAGTAACAAAACTGTTATTGCAAACTTCCAAACCCATGTATAATGACCAAGTATTGTAGAATCTCCATTATTTTGGTGTGAGATTCATTGGTATATTCTTTATATGATTCATTCTTCTTGTGGCTATTtgtggggttttttttttttttttgctcaaaTTGCACAATGATCTATGCCTAAATGCTTTATAAATTATAAGTCTGAAATTTTGCCTGTTTTACACCTGTATGATCCACACACACAATTTTTAACATAATATGATAATTTGTAACGTTAGCCTTAGATGTCTGAAATGGACACTTTAACTTTCTTTCCTATCTATCAGGAAAGAAATGAAACTCTACGCCAACAACTGGAACACCGGCATAAGTTTCAAAAGATTAGTGACTTCGAGAAAGTTGGGGTTTCCACTAATGGGCCACAAAACTCACCAGGTCTGTTGTGTACATTGTCATTCTGAAAAGGTGTTAAAAGTTTTTTCCTCAGTTGAAGGTCTTATTGAACTAGCCTGTGTAGTTTATCATTTATGTGGTGTGAGTGCATTGTGGAAAAAAAAATCTCAAGGTTGATTGACTCAGATCTATTTTCTTATGCGGCAAAGAAAGTGACATGAGTAAGAGGAGAAATGCTTGTTCTTCCATTTTGAATGTTGGAGAAATCAAATCTTCTATTTTAGTGGTATTGGTTTTACAAAGGGTTTTGGCTTGTATTTGCAAAGCATTAGGCATCATTTCCTaccaagttaatcaaattttatttctCACCTTCATGTTGGATTAGCAGCTAAGCAAACAGCTCGTGACACTACGAAAGTTAAGAATCGTGTGGTGCCGGCGCATCGCAGGCAAGCGATATTTCCATCATATTCACCTTACTTTCTAGTACTACTGTAATTTCATAGTTTTTCACTCACCTTTCTTGGGCAGGACCAAAGTAAGAGGGGCCCTCTTGCATGATAGTGATAATGATAAATAACTCGGCTTTCGGATTGAACAAGCTGCTCAGAAGGAAGTGAAAGGATTGTCCTCATTCTATGTTTTGTTCCTTTTTTCCCTTCAGCACTTTCACCTTGTATTTTTTGTATAGTATTGAAAACATATATCACTAGTTACTCCCGTTGTATATTAACTATGCAAAATGAAGTTGTTCATTTGAATTTAATGCATGTTCCTCCCCTAGTCCCCTTGTCATACAGCACAGTTGAATAATTGAAAAGATGGAGATGCTCCAAAATTTTTAGTGGAATAATTGAAATGTATAAGCAATTAAGTGTCGAGCTTTGATCAAAATTAGGAGCTGACCCTTCCAATTTACTGATTTTGGTACTGTTAAACATGTGATTTACTGATAATAGCTCAGTCTTGATTGCAAGAACAATGAGCCCAATACAGCTCAAGTGCCACACTACAGAACAGATGCATATTCTGTTTCACATGGTTGGAGATTTCAAAAAATGAATTCAATAAGGAATAGTTAGCTATTCAAGCCTGGTGACAAGTTATTGTTATAGTGTAATCCCGTTCTACTTTGAGAATACAGCTGGTTAAGGAATTAGTTAACAAGATTAGAATTATAAAGGAAATTGTTAGGGGAAGAAGAATCTAGATGGTGAGaatataaaatcatataaaacaaaaaaaccaaCATAATATCATGTTAGTACAATTTGTTGGCACTGACCAAACCTgtaattctttatattttttttttctggttgatAACATCTTTTGTTGCTATCAGAAGAAAACTCCAAGACATGTGAAGTTTGAAGCCTCTTAGGAAGAGAGAGAATGAATCACCACCATAAGCTTTAGATGATGACCACACTCCTGAACCCCCTCTGTGAGCATCTGTATCTAAGAATCACATAGGATATGAACCTGTAAAGCAAGATGAAGCCCATCATCACCCCAACATTTTTCCATCTATTACTCTCCCCACCATAACCTTCTTCTTTGAGCACATCTTCACCACTCACCACACATCCACCAAACATGTACTCCAAGCATTTACCTGAGTTGGAGAACTCGTTTATTAGAAACCCTTCAAAAGGATACTTAAAAAGAGATATGTAATGCATAAAAATCCAATATTTTGGAATCTCATGCTGTGATATGAAGTATCCAGAGAACAAGAAGAATGATCCAATGACACCAGCAATGACTGAATTCCCAACAATGAAATTAGGCACCAGAGCACTGAAACAGACCACAACTGAATTTGCAGTGTATAGAATCAGCCATATCAGCAACAGGAAGTGTAGAAATGCCATGAAATTCTTGTTGAGACCAACAAGCCAGTATAATGGAATTGAGAACAAAATGGCTAGGATTAGAAGAAATGGTAGGTAAACTAGGCCATTGGCAATAGCATAGGATGATACTCTGTAGCTTCCACAAGATGTCTCCTTCATCAGAATCTCCCTTTCTTGCAGAAAAATTGGTAGAGCTTCTATGGTGCTTGATAGCAAAAAAGTTAAAATGAAAGCAAATAGACCAACCCTTTCTTCTGCTCCCTCAAGATCATCCTTGAGATTACAAAAGATGGATCCCAGAACAAGCCCTGAAATCAGCATCTGAATAGTCCTACATGCAAAAAGCTCTTTTGTACGAAAGATGTTCTTGGAGAACCTATGAGTGAGGATCATAGTTTCTCTCAATCTAGAATTAGCAAAATCACAAGTGAAATCCATTCCAGCATTGAtagcttcttcatcaatcaccttGGATTGTTGAAAGAGCTGTTGTAAAGTAAACCTACCACTTCTACACTCACCTTGTTCATCATCACCTTTCTTCTGTGGCAGCACCGTCCCCTGCAATCGCCTTGGCGTTTGTACCTGGAATCTCTTGCATATCTGTTGTTGCTGAAAGGCATCAATGGACTCGATGGAAAACTCAACCACATTGACATGAAGGGGAAGCTCTAAACCCATTAGCCTCATATTTACACTAAGCAAATCAGCAGTGCCATGGTGTAAAACAGAACCATTTGCCAACAAAAGCAATGAATTGAGCAACTTCACAATTCTGAATCCGGGTTGATGGATACTAAGGATTATGGTTCTTCCCCTAGTATCAGCCATCACCTTAAGCATATCAATAATTTGCAATGCTGAAGTACTATCAAGACCAGAAGTTGGTTCATCCAAAATCAACACCTTTGGATCATGTATGACTTCAACACCAATAGAAACTCTGCGCCTTTCGCCACCGGATATTCCTCGAACCCTTTCATCACCAATTCGCGCCCCGGCAACATGATCAAGTCCGAGCTCCTTGATCAGTGACTTGACCCTAGATTGGAGCTGCTCCTGAGGGAGCCTTAGCCTTAGCTTTGCACTGAACATCATAGTTTCTTCAACTGTAAGTAATGGAAACAAAGTATCTTTCTGTGTTACATAACCTGAGAGCTTCCTGAACTGAGCTTTCTCCACAGGCTTGTGATTCAGCAACACAGAACCACTCTGTGGAGTAACTTTTCCTGCAAGAATCTCAAGCAGTGATGATTTTCCAGCACCACTTGGCCCAACAATTGCAAGGATTTCCCATGGCTTGGCTTTGAAACTCACATTCTTGAGAACATGCCTTACTCCTCCACCGCAACACCTTTGTgaggaagctttttctgcttctgcttcttcagcatcttcttcttcttcttcttcttcttcttcttcagcttcttCCAATTCTTGTTGTGGTGATTTACTGAAGATTTTAAAAGGGTGATCGGTTTTATGTTTGAGGATCTTGTAGTTGATGCCAATGGCCTCAACCTCACAACCTTGTATCTTCTTCATTTGAATAATAGGCTTTTTTCCTACTCTCtgtgtttcttcttctactcttactTTCTTATTATTCTCAAACTCATTtggttctcttcttccctccttctctTCTTTGCTCATTTTTTAATCACAAGATTTTTTTGCCTCACTACTGACAATGAAACCAATGAGTGGTTCGAAGGGATTTTGATGCAATAACACTCGGCACCTCGAACTTTGTATACATAGTTCACGTGCACTTgttctttgatattttttttctctactaaaacaaaattttatacATGCAATTACATTATTATTTGGCCATCAATAATCCACAAAATTAGTAATATATCAGATATAAATAGTGAACCATCTGATTATAAATTGCAATTCATCctctcaatatataatagtttacaaGTCAAAATCATGTCTAATAATGCAAAAACTGAAAAACTTGTTTCAACACCTTttgtaaaacataaaaataatgtgattGTGTATAATATTTCATACAttgaatattataatatatatatatatatatatatatatatatatatatatatatatatatatatattaagatgtCGGTCTCACTCTTGCTGTAATGTAAAAtgttaaaatatgaaaaatggTTTCATGTGTTTGGACATCAAAAATAGAATAGTTCACGTGGATAATCTAGTTTTGTTGGTCTGGTTTCTAATTGTTTTGATGGACAGCTATGCATTAACCACAAGAAGCTTAGTACAGTAGCAATTAGCCAATACTAATTAGGTAAAATAATTGGAGGATGCCGTGTCAGATAACAGATTAGCATTGTTTAATTTATCACTTCAATGTGTTGGACAAAATATTGTTTATGACAACTAAGCTTCTCCTACCGCCTATTCTGTAACTTGTGTACTACTATTCTTTTTTCTATGT
This genomic window contains:
- the LOC112791104 gene encoding uncharacterized protein isoform X1 translates to MVFEDFEPIFAEPKVDFSGHRSCPLSSFLLHAYAPDTSHIVIHVTDFHSHTWEARFSVPLLEDIRDIIGIGGSWSEFVDYFVASLKSEDLKLVLEANSSSDGISNAKLVAQKSKGMPLITIPLTKLVDSTANEAISNISSRLFKAYKNIKRSLVEEQERTSRLTNIVEAEKERNETLRQQLEHRHKFQKISDFEKVGVSTNGPQNSPESDMSKRRNACSSILNVGEIKSSILVQLSKQLVTLRKLRIVWCRRIAGPK
- the LOC112791101 gene encoding phosphoribosylformylglycinamidine cyclo-ligase, chloroplastic/mitochondrial, which encodes MTIGACADLSRCLGGVAAPLTPNSNRAATFCHVLRTPNNAHTRTLTLSISTHDQSKVVAAAGSSTQGLTYKDAGVDIDAGSELVRRIAKMAPGIGGFGGLFPLGDSYLVAGTDGVGTKVMLAFETGIHDTIGIDLVAMSVNDIVTSGAKPLFFLDYFATGHLDVDVAEQVIKGIVEGCKQSDCALLGGETAEMPGLYKEGEYDLSGCAVGIVKKDSVINGKNITAGDVLIGLPSSGVHSNGFSLVRRVLAQSGLSLKDQLPGGNVTVAEALMAPTFIYVKQVLDMVSKGGVKGIAHITGGGFTDNIPRIFPEGLGATIYKDSWDVLPVFKWLQEAGKIEDSEMRRTFNMGIGMVLVVSPDTADRILENRSDTNKIYCIGEVTNGNGVSFS
- the LOC112791104 gene encoding uncharacterized protein isoform X2, producing the protein MVFEDFEPIFAEPKVDFSGHRSCPLSSFLLHAYAPDTSHIVIHVTDFHSHTWEARFSVPLLEDIRDIIGIGGSWSEFVDYFVASLKSEDLKLVLEANSSSDGISNAKLVAQKSKGMPLITIPLTKLVDSTANEAISNISSRLFKAYKNIKRSLVEEQERTSRLTNIVEAEKERNETLRQQLEHRHKFQKISDFEKVGVSTNGPQNSPESDMSKRRNACSSILNVGEIKSSILVLSKQLVTLRKLRIVWCRRIAGPK
- the LOC112791104 gene encoding uncharacterized protein isoform X4; translated protein: MVFEDFEPIFAEPKVDFSGHRSCPLSSFLLHAYAPDTSHIVIHVTDFHSHTWEARFSVPLLEDIRDIIGIGGSWSEFVDYFVASLKSEDLKLVLEANSSSDGISNAKLVAQKSKGMPLITIPLTKLVDSTANEAISNISSRLFKAYKNIKRSLVEEQERTSRLTNIVEAEKERNETLRQQLEHRHKFQKISDFEKVGVSTNGPQNSPAKQTARDTTKVKNRVVPAHRRTKVRGALLHDSDNDK
- the LOC112791104 gene encoding uncharacterized protein isoform X3 encodes the protein MVFEDFEPIFAEPKVDFSGHRSCPLSSFLLHAYAPDTSHIVIHVTDFHSHTWEARFSVPLLEDIRDIIGIGGSWSEFVDYFVASLKSEDLKLVLEANSSSDGISNAKLVAQKSKGMPLITIPLTKLVDSTANEAISNISSRLFKAYKNIKRSLVEEQERTSRLTNIVEAEKERNETLRQQLEHRHKFQKISDFEKVGVSTNGPQNSPAAKQTARDTTKVKNRVVPAHRRTKVRGALLHDSDNDK
- the LOC112791102 gene encoding ABC transporter G family member 5; this encodes MSKEEKEGRREPNEFENNKKVRVEEETQRVGKKPIIQMKKIQGCEVEAIGINYKILKHKTDHPFKIFSKSPQQELEEAEEEEEEEEEEDAEEAEAEKASSQRCCGGGVRHVLKNVSFKAKPWEILAIVGPSGAGKSSLLEILAGKVTPQSGSVLLNHKPVEKAQFRKLSGYVTQKDTLFPLLTVEETMMFSAKLRLRLPQEQLQSRVKSLIKELGLDHVAGARIGDERVRGISGGERRRVSIGVEVIHDPKVLILDEPTSGLDSTSALQIIDMLKVMADTRGRTIILSIHQPGFRIVKLLNSLLLLANGSVLHHGTADLLSVNMRLMGLELPLHVNVVEFSIESIDAFQQQQICKRFQVQTPRRLQGTVLPQKKGDDEQGECRSGRFTLQQLFQQSKVIDEEAINAGMDFTCDFANSRLRETMILTHRFSKNIFRTKELFACRTIQMLISGLVLGSIFCNLKDDLEGAEERVGLFAFILTFLLSSTIEALPIFLQEREILMKETSCGSYRVSSYAIANGLVYLPFLLILAILFSIPLYWLVGLNKNFMAFLHFLLLIWLILYTANSVVVCFSALVPNFIVGNSVIAGVIGSFFLFSGYFISQHEIPKYWIFMHYISLFKYPFEGFLINEFSNSGKCLEYMFGGCVVSGEDVLKEEGYGGESNRWKNVGVMMGFILLYRFISYVILRYRCSQRGFRSVVII